DNA from Kluyveromyces marxianus DMKU3-1042 DNA, complete genome, chromosome 8:
CATTAGCGATTGGAATGATCGTTATGATGATACCCCCTATATGTAAAGTACCGTGGGAGTCAATACATGTGTTCATATCGAAGAATAGCGTGTGGAAGCACATTGCGATATCCCTTGTACTCAACTGGGTGATCGGACCTTTGTTAATGACGGGGTTGGCATGGTTGGTGTTATTTAAGCACGAGGAATATCGTGAAGGTATTATAATGATAGGAATTGCCAGGTGCATTGCAATGGTattgatttggaatcaaatTGCGGGCGGAGATAATGATCTCTGTGTCGTATTGGTAATCTGCAATTCATTACTACAGATGTTTTTGTATGCACCTTTACAATTATTATATTGCTACGTTATTTCCGCTGGAAATTTCCAAGGATCCTATAATAGAGTGTTCGAAGAAGTAGCAAAATCTGTTGGGGTATTTCTCGGTATCCCATTACTTTGCGGTATTGCTACTCGCATGCTTTTCGTATGTATTATCGGGAAGGACAAATATGAGAGAAATGTTTTAAAGTATGTTGCACCGTGGTCTACGATAGGCTTGCACTATACGATTTGTGTCCTCTTCATAAGTCGTGGTTACCAATTAGTTCACGAGCTTGGATCTGCATTTTTGTGCTTCGTACCTCTTATCctatattttataattGCTTGGACCTTGACATTTGTATTGTTACGGTGCCTTACAAAGCAATCAACAGAAGATAATCAAGAATGCGATTGTGACCAAGAAAAACTATTGCTTCCTAATAGTTGGGGCAAAAAGACATGCACGTCGAACTTTCCTATTACAATGACACATTGTTTTACAACAGCGTCTAACAATTTTGAATTGTCTTTAGCAGTTGCTATATCGTTATATGGAAATGACAGTAAGCAGGCCATTGCTGCAACTTTTGGTCCGTTGTTGGAAGTTCCTATTCTAATGATGTTGGCATTGCTATCCAAATATTTACATGCAAAATTTATGTGGGAATCAGAAGGAATTAGCTCAGGGCTTCGTTATTCATCGAATGATAGCTGAGCGCTACAACACTCCATATTAGAATATACCATATGTAATCGataattaatattttgGGTGAGGGTAAAAAAGGATGTAACTGCTGCCAGTGAGCAATCCTTGTCTTTAGTCAAGTTActgcttttctttatcgGTTTACAAGCGTACAACTTTTTATGCCAAATCAATACTTTGGACAAATCCTGTATGAAAGCATGATACACCGTTTCTCTACGTTCTGCGGATAAAGATATCCTTGCGAGTTATTCGAATTGATAACAATAGCAAAAAGAGGTTTCCTGAAGCTTGAAGTAACTGCTAACGGGGATTTGAAGACGCATATTAATGCAAATTACTTCGTATAGCACCCAGAGTTAGCGTGCActattttttattctcttttagtAATAGCCCATTCTAGGAACTAGGATACTTTTTAGATTTTATTTCCTATTCTGTAAAATAATCTGACATGTACATCCGCCCCGTTCCTTATGTTTCTCAGGGTTCCACCGGTGCTAACATTCCGGCatgaatttttctttttcatttgcTCTAAGAAAAGACGTAGCTAATGTTGCAGattaaaagaaattatGCAGGGTTTCTGGGCAGATGCATTATTGGAAAAACGAATCGCCGGTAAAATAGGACGATTATACTGCATAACATTCCTTCCCAGTAACGGCTCCAACTTATACCGTGGGATTGCGTAACTTAATGATAGATTTCGCGATGTAAATGCTCAAGATTGCGAATGTTTTCCGAACGTTTTCCTTTTAAACAAGCTCAATTATTGAAGAGCCGCAGGCCCTTGTTATGTAATTCTAAGGCACAACATTCAAATGCCATAATTATAAAGTCGTGTTAACACCCACGAAATAATTCGACCTTTGACATTCTCGTGATGTTTCGCTAGCAAAAAACAACCATCAACAGTTGCATATATAATGATAAAATTTCATACTTTACTTTAAGTTTCTTCAACCATTTTAAGCTATGAACAGGccattgttttcttggcAGACAACTCATAAACGCTATAAACCATCTAAGgcaataaaataaataaattgTTTTATTAGGTGATAGTCGGTGACTTCTGTATCttgatattatttcttCGTTAAAAGAGGAGTGGCATATCGAGCGTCCAATAACAATCGCAAGGTAAAATTTGAGACATAAAACATTAACTGGGAAATTGTGATAAATGTGGTTTGCGCTTTTTcaggtattattattaatgGGAATACCATTAGTTGACTGTCAGTCTTTTAACACTGATTTGAATACAGTTTTAGGTTGCGCCCCCAAAACCAATTCATTATCCAAAGGTTTTTCTGTATCTTACTACCATTATCCCCTGATACCAAGTGGTTCATCTGGGTGCTACGTGGATGATCGTAAAACTTTTTTAACGGATGAATATCTACATGGTGGTTATGCAACATATGGAGGTGGCTTAATCGGAAGTAGTACGGGCGTGACTAATTTAACATTTCACTTTCATTTCCCGGGTGGCTGTTTGAGACCTATATTAGGCAGTTTGCCATCTAATTACAATAATCCGCCTCAGTTTTCCATGTCCAATTTTTCTATGTTGATTACGGGGTACTTCTTCGCTCCAAAAACAGGTTTATATGATTTTGCTATAACCAATGGGGACGATGTCATGGATATAAATATGGGTGATGGTAAGGCATTTGGGTGCTGTCAGCTGGAAAGCACTATATCCAATCCTGCACCCTTTGACATTTCTGTTGTTTGGCCTTCATCGACCGGTAGTGGCTCTTTCAATCTAGTAGGAGGTTACTACTACCCATTAAGGATACTTTATATAAACCGCTACTATGAAGCTATTATAGCAATGTCTTTTAAGGATCCAGATGGTGTTGTGCATAACGATTTCGACGGATACGTGTTTACAATCCCTGATGGAGAAAAGTGCCCCGCTCCAGTTGCTACTACGACGTTACCATGGACATTCCAATCCACTACCACTGGAACCGCTATTGGAACCACTACTGGTGTAGATGGTGAAGCCATAACTGAAGATTTTATCGTGGTCAGACTTCCACATATTGAAACTGCTATTGCAATTAATACACCATGGACTGGTACTTACACGACCACTGTAGCAACTGCTACCACCACCGTAACTGGTTCTGACAGAATACCAACTATCGAAACCATTTTTAGTGTAGAGACTCCTCAGGTTGAAACAGCCACTACCATCAATGCAGGATGGACCGGTACTTACACCACCACATATTCGACTGATATTTCCACGGAGACTGGCGCTGATGGCATACCAACTGTCAGAACCAACTTCCTTGTCGAGACTCCTCAAGTCGAAACAGCAACCACAATCAACGCAGGATGGACTGGTACTTACACCACCACTTACTCTACCGATATTTCCACAGAGACTGGTGCTGATGGAGTACCAACTGTTAAGACGAACTTCCTTGTCGAGACTCCTCAGGTTGAAACAGCCACTACAGTTAATATACCATGGACCGGCACTTACACCACCACATATTCGACTACTATTGCCACGGAGACTGGTACTGATGGCATACCAACTGTCAAAACGAACTTCCTTGTAGAGACTCCTCAGGTCGAAACAGCCACTACAGTTAACACACCATGGACCGGTACTTACACTACCACCTACTCCACTGGTATTTCCACAGAGACTGGTGCTGATGGCATACCAATTGTCAGAACCAACTTCCTTGTCGAGACTCCTCAGGTTGAAACAGCAACTACCATCAATGCGGCATGGACCGGTACTTACACCACCACATATTCGACTACTATTTCCACAGAGACTGGTGCTGATGGCATACCAACTGTCAGAACCAACTTCCTTGTCGAGACTCCTCAGGTCGAAACAGCAACCACAATCAATGCAGGATGGACCGGTACTTACACCACCACATATTCGACTGACTTTGTTACTGTCACAGGTATTGATGGTATCATAACTCTCCAAGCTGTGTACCATGTGCAAACACCTACCCTTAAACCTTCCAAATTCGATAATTTGTCATCAACAAGTAATGATACACAAGCTTATTCTACCGACATTATAGCTACCACAGGCGCCGATGGTGTTCCCACTGTCCACCCCACCTTCAGCGTCGATGCTTCAGAGATTGGAAGTATCTCTACGGTTATTTCGCCATGGACTGGAACGTATACCACCACTTACTCAACTGAACTAGTTACAGCAACTGGTACTGACGGTATTATAACTGTTCAAACAGTGTACCATGTAAAAACACCAAGCACTGGAACCACCAATACCAAAAAAAGTGCATGGATCAGCAACTATCTCCAAACATACTCCACTGGCGGTATAGGTAGTAGCAGTGCTGATGGTGTTTCCAATGTTCAGACCGCTATTCATGTCAAGACCGGAGAGGCAGGAAACGCCATGAAAATCAATATCCCATGGACAGGCACTTACACCACCACCTACTCAACAGGAGCCTTCACTTCCACTGGTTCTAACGGTATACAGACTGTTCAAACGGCGTTCTACGTTAAAACTCCAGAGATGTGCTCTTCCAGTTTTGGATACAGTAACACTTCAAGTACTACTTCCCATGGTACCGATTCAAATGGTAATAAAAATCTTCAATCTGAAACATCCAAGCCATTAGTTAAGGTATCTGTTACCTCCGGAAATGTGATAGGCCATTCCACGGCAGAGACAAACTTGCCAATATCTCAAAAAACAAGTTCTAATCGACCAACAACTTCTAAAAACGATGACGGTCCAGTACCAGAAAGAGGTAGTACTGCAAACATCAACACTCCTCTTGGAACCACGATGAATGCCGTTGGGGAAACATCCGGAGCGGTGAGTGGAATAATTGATACTGAAACAAAGGGGAAACAAAGTAAAACAATGTCGATCAGTGTTGGTCAACCAGTAACAGTCAGTTCTGCAACTTCCAAGGCGACTTCTCCTCAACCATCTTTGAATCCATCCATCCCAACTTTTACGCCTTCTATCTCCGGAGCTTCACAAACCGCCACATTTGAGACGCGTTTGGAAGACAAAGCAAACAAGATACTCATTTCTCCTCTGGTGGTAATGTTATTAGCGTTCTTGTGAGTGTTTTTTAAACACTAGTTCCTTTGATTCTTGAAGTCATTTGAGCATAAGTTTGCAAACATAAGTCGATTTACcttcaaaacatcattGACAGAGTTGCTCGCTCTATGCCAGATCTCTGACTTCTGTAACATTCCAGTAATTTGGaatattttgttctctTAAGTGAAGTATGTACTTACTTCTTATATATCCTttaaattcatttttttttgttcttctgaATTGTTTTGTAATGAGGAATGTTCGTTCATACTGAAAATATCTGCTCAAGTTTGAAATCTAAAGGACCTAGCCTTCGGAAAGATTAGCTGCCGAGATGTTAGAGTGAGAATTGATGTTTGTGTACTAGCAATGCTAGGACCCGTGACATACAGTACTATTTCGTatgaagaaatttttgAGGCATTTAGCATTTATTCACACATGTgacaagaaatcaatgaCAGCACTGCTTACTACGGCATATAAAATAGTTACTATACTGTTACATCAACGACCATTATATTTTAGTTCAAGAGGTCTGCAGATATTGTATGCAATAAATGCAAACCCGGCACCTAATTCGAAACCGATGTCTGCTCCACCGCTTCCAATATGCCTTCCAATTTCACCTTTCCAGTAAGATTGGCTCATGCCAAACGCTACGCCAAATGCTCCAATAAATAGTGCTGCGCATCCAGCGTAGCCAATTGGCAACTTGTCCCATCTGTTCCAATCGGATACAGTGTAACCTGTGAATCCGCGTCTGTAGATGTAGTGCTctgagagagagatagCAATGTATATACCAATATAGTATCCGATGGAGTCCATGAATTTGCTCAAGAATGACTCGAACTTGTAGTAGGCCCCGATGGAGATGGCTAGCGCAGCCAGATTGCCAACAAAAGTCCAGAAGACACGAGGAATCTTGGCAAGGGGCTCCCACATTGCCTGTGTGCCCAACGCAATAGAGTACATGTTGGGCGTGTTGTTTGCAACAGTGGACATTGCCAGCAACACACAGCAGAATGATCCAAAACCCCAGAGGGAATCTTCAACCAAGATAGCATAGCATAAGCCACCTACCGAGTGGGAATCGTATAACTCCGCCCATCTCTTATTGGTCTGTGTGCATGCCATGGCGGCAGAAGCCAGTGTCATGGTGAACAACAATGGTAATCCCAAGCCTAGCACTACGCTGAAGAAGacctttttcttatttgTTTGTCTTGGCATATAAACGGTGTAATCGGCGGCGTATGTTGCCCAGCCAGCGGCATAGCCAAAGATAGAACTACCGAAGGAGAGCACACCAGCGGCAGTATTGGGTCCACCACCCCAAGGACCATTGGTAAAATTTCCAGACTTGGCCAAGCACGCAATTATCACTAGGAAAACGGCAAAATTCGGAACCCAAGACCACTTCTCGTACAGGTGAATGAACCTGTACCCGAAGAATGTGACGACAATGGTGCACATAATAAGGATCAAACAGGCCGCCCATGGAGGACAATTGTGGCCACCGGGGTTTACCATGTGCAAGAGCGACGCGGACGCCATAGTGTTGACGGAAACCCATCCAACACAAGCTATGACGTTcatgaaagagaagagtcTAGCGGTGATGTTTCCCACGAGGAACCGGGACAACACCATCTGTCTAAGGCCTAGCTCGACCCCAAACACCGAAAAGAAGGCCACAGGCATAACCCCGAGAAgagtgaagaaaaagatggTAAGAACGGAGGTTCCGAAATTGAGTCCACATGCAGATATACCGAGACAACCCAAGGAGAATGCGGAGATGACCATGTTGCTAGAGAACCACATTGTTGCAGCATTCATAATGTCGGTGTcatccttttcattttcggtGACAGGGTCAATACCCTTTGTCTCAGCATTCACTCTGACGGCTAAGCGATTGACCCAGGAGAGTCTTGAGACCTCTGTGGTGGTAGTGTAGACCGAATGGTCTTTTTCGAGCTCTTGGACATGAGATTCTGCTGGGTCTTGCTTCTCAATGTCAGAGGAAAGGTATCCTTCGTTGTAAACGGGCGAGGACATGGTAAATGTTTGGAAACGGTGTTGTAAAAAAGGTACTAGAAAAGGACCGATACTTTGTACCCGTTTATCCACTGGTGTGTCGGGATGCTTCCGGTTAGGTGAATGTCAAGATATTCTGCATATACAATAGAGATATTGGTTGTGTTAAATGGCATAAGATGATATAATCAATGTGTCGCTGGCGAAATCGGAAGAACATActctcttttttatatGAAAAAGTGTGTCAAGTTTGTCGAGTGAGCGAAAAGGGAAGCCAAGGAAAAAAGGTCGCAGGCGTACGGAGAAGAGCTGTGAGGTCAGTGTGTATACTACGACCTCTACAGAAGTCTCTAGCAGACCAGTAGGGAAAGCGAACGATGATTGTCATGCTTTTTCATATGTGTTGAATAGGACAGAGATAAGGCGTAGACTAGGCAATGCTAAGCAAGCAAGGATAAAACATTACAGAGGTAAGTATAGGTGTAGATAAATGTATTGTAGTTGTACTGATGATTGTGTGCAAGAAGAGTAAGAGTGAGAACAACCGTTTATTCCCTGATCagtgaaaacaagaacCGAGTCGGGTGGGCGTGATTACTGAGGTTAGAGCATACTATGACGCGTATCAAACATGTATAGTTACATGGTTTGTGTGACTGGTGTTATTTTTACTACTGTTAACACTGTCACTGTTTCCTTGTCTTTGGTAAATTTCTCAAAACTGGACCTTAGAGGGAATATTAATCGTTGTCTCGcatcagagaagaaagattacTAAAGGCGGATTAACACTGCTTGTTAGCTTGGCATCGCCGTGGCCGCTCTACTAAGTGTTGCATCTCTTGGGATGCAGAATGTAGAGGCAATGGTGCTAAGGAACCAATTTCCggtttgttcttgtccTCGTCTGTATCTTACTGTCATCTCAATGTCAACGAAAACTCCTATTGTAATGCTCTgataattgtttttttcaagTGACGGGAGAAGAGAAGCGGAAAATTTTTTCAGAGCCTAGACCGAGGAGAGGAGCGgagagaaagaagttggaaCGGGCCCAAAGAGGGCCTAAGGAGAGCCTAAGGAGGGCCTAAGGAGGGCCTAAGGAGAGCCTTCGTGAGAAACTATTAGAGACGGGATGTCATACACCTAAGTCAGAAGATTTATAGATGTAAGTAATTAGGAGATAGGAGACGATGGTGGACTGTGTCTGATTAGGCAGTGCTTGTGCTGGTTTACGAGCCAAGTTGAGAATCAATTTTGGGTTCTTGTAGTACTATGTCGTTTGACACTGTGTTATAGCACTAACTAGACGTCAGGCTGGACTGTTAAGGTGTGTTGGTTAAAGTTGTCCACGTGATTTAAATTAAATGACAGCAGGATATTTTGTGTGGTTAGTACGAACGATGTTACCCTCTTGAAAGGCATATATTTTTTATGTTTGGAGAGGGAAAGTTGGTATCCAGGCAGGAAAGATGGAACCATGTAGGAGTAACTTCTGGTGGGCGTATAGGTTTTATCTATATCTTATCTGATCTATTAATGGATGAGTTAGACGATACCTTCATTCtcattattcaaaaagattCATGGTTAAGGCTGCAAAGTAAAGTTTTGTCAGGCAACTAGGAGAGGTTTCCCATTGGGCCTAGAATTCCTATTCCTATCGTTCTTGGTATATATCTTTATAAAAGTGAGTACTAGTATTGATTCTCTTGTGGAACCGCTATTCAATGCCAAGGAGTCTGGTGGCAATTTCTGGGTCCGAAAACAAAGCGACGAGGCTGGGGAAGTCTTGGTCGAATCCTAAACGAAACGTGGCAACCATGAGTTCGAATTTCTTAGGTAGTGCTCTGAGGATATTGGCTACCATTTGGGATTCTAATTGGAGCAAATCTGCCCTCGCTAGCCTATCATACAGATCTCCCATCCTGGCTAAGAAATCATGGATTGGTTCCTCATCGGGCATGGATATTCTCgaaacttcttttgcaaAGGTCTGTAtctcctttttcttgaggGAATCtacctcttctttcttgaggGAATCTATCTCGTTATTTTTGAGGGAATCtacctcttctttcttcagtgcatctatctcttctctcttcaGGACAtctatctcttctttcttcagGACATCTCTCTCCTCTTTGTCAACCTTGAGATTCAACACCTCTTTCTTAGTTGTATTGGTGTCTATCTCCTTTCCATCTGAGATCTTAGTCTCAGTTTCTGAGAGGATTTCCATGAACCTTTTGAAGC
Protein-coding regions in this window:
- the ARR3 gene encoding arsenic resistance protein, which encodes MSSSFTRRCDEPSMESRDQEPSQSNDWRLLDTAKKLSYKDLMLPVTIILCMIISVLISVYVPSSRHVFDAKKDFNLVNVSIPLAIGMIVMMIPPICKVPWESIHVFISKNSVWKHIAISLVLNWVIGPLLMTGLAWLVLFKHEEYREGIIMIGIARCIAMVLIWNQIAGGDNDLCVVLVICNSLLQMFLYAPLQLLYCYVISAGNFQGSYNRVFEEVAKSVGVFLGIPLLCGIATRMLFVCIIGKDKYERNVLKYVAPWSTIGLHYTICVLFISRGYQLVHELGSAFLCFVPLILYFIIAWTLTFVLLRCLTKQSTEDNQECDCDQEKLLLPNSWGKKTCTSNFPITMTHCFTTASNNFELSLAVAISLYGNDSKQAIAATFGPLLEVPILMMLALLSKYLHAKFMWESEGISSGLRYSSNDS
- a CDS encoding flocculation protein FLO5 is translated as MWFALFQVLLLMGIPLVDCQSFNTDLNTVLGCAPKTNSLSKGFSVSYYHYPLIPSGSSGCYVDDRKTFLTDEYLHGGYATYGGGLIGSSTGVTNLTFHFHFPGGCLRPILGSLPSNYNNPPQFSMSNFSMLITGYFFAPKTGLYDFAITNGDDVMDINMGDGKAFGCCQLESTISNPAPFDISVVWPSSTGSGSFNLVGGYYYPLRILYINRYYEAIIAMSFKDPDGVVHNDFDGYVFTIPDGEKCPAPVATTTLPWTFQSTTTGTAIGTTTGVDGEAITEDFIVVRLPHIETAIAINTPWTGTYTTTVATATTTVTGSDRIPTIETIFSVETPQVETATTINAGWTGTYTTTYSTDISTETGADGIPTVRTNFLVETPQVETATTINAGWTGTYTTTYSTDISTETGADGVPTVKTNFLVETPQVETATTVNIPWTGTYTTTYSTTIATETGTDGIPTVKTNFLVETPQVETATTVNTPWTGTYTTTYSTGISTETGADGIPIVRTNFLVETPQVETATTINAAWTGTYTTTYSTTISTETGADGIPTVRTNFLVETPQVETATTINAGWTGTYTTTYSTDFVTVTGIDGIITLQAVYHVQTPTLKPSKFDNLSSTSNDTQAYSTDIIATTGADGVPTVHPTFSVDASEIGSISTVISPWTGTYTTTYSTELVTATGTDGIITVQTVYHVKTPSTGTTNTKKSAWISNYLQTYSTGGIGSSSADGVSNVQTAIHVKTGEAGNAMKINIPWTGTYTTTYSTGAFTSTGSNGIQTVQTAFYVKTPEMCSSSFGYSNTSSTTSHGTDSNGNKNLQSETSKPLVKVSVTSGNVIGHSTAETNLPISQKTSSNRPTTSKNDDGPVPERGSTANINTPLGTTMNAVGETSGAVSGIIDTETKGKQSKTMSISVGQPVTVSSATSKATSPQPSLNPSIPTFTPSISGASQTATFETRLEDKANKILISPLVVMLLAFL
- the FCY2 gene encoding cytosine permease, whose amino-acid sequence is MSSPVYNEGYLSSDIEKQDPAESHVQELEKDHSVYTTTTEVSRLSWVNRLAVRVNAETKGIDPVTENEKDDTDIMNAATMWFSSNMVISAFSLGCLGISACGLNFGTSVLTIFFFTLLGVMPVAFFSVFGVELGLRQMVLSRFLVGNITARLFSFMNVIACVGWVSVNTMASASLLHMVNPGGHNCPPWAACLILIMCTIVVTFFGYRFIHLYEKWSWVPNFAVFLVIIACLAKSGNFTNGPWGGGPNTAAGVLSFGSSIFGYAAGWATYAADYTVYMPRQTNKKKVFFSVVLGLGLPLLFTMTLASAAMACTQTNKRWAELYDSHSVGGLCYAILVEDSLWGFGSFCCVLLAMSTVANNTPNMYSIALGTQAMWEPLAKIPRVFWTFVGNLAALAISIGAYYKFESFLSKFMDSIGYYIGIYIAISLSEHYIYRRGFTGYTVSDWNRWDKLPIGYAGCAALFIGAFGVAFGMSQSYWKGEIGRHIGSGGADIGFELGAGFAFIAYNICRPLELKYNGR